A genome region from Geminicoccus roseus DSM 18922 includes the following:
- a CDS encoding ATP-binding protein has translation MRPPEEKSGWFRVYILLVTLNIAVIVGGAYLGRTIKQNHDQSVQANHRWVERLASYSDLARLAGAVNAPGNDVFDSLRLDQEIQLRDRARTAFDQELAEARAELIGHVQPERAVPLLAWLDEAEAVMARMVSVSDQLFDHLARDEPAQAAARMASMDRAYGDFAEVMAGLNRQVGQIQTHEFGEQIAAMRRLDVLELVIGGLVVAMVVGMTFYGYKIVQKLQVDEEKLERYSASLAEARDAADASNRAKSVFLALVSHEIGTPLTAVLGSADLIAAAKLPEETRATVRALQTSGRHLMAIVQDILDFSRLEAGEFRLEPVDFRVAEVLEQVEWLTAPAAAERGIGLRFDSEIAAGPVLRGDPTRLRQVLLNLVGNAIKFTVEGEVRVETTIRPQGRHGLVLQVAVTDTGIGIRPEEQARLFQPFCQAGHAAGRRDRGGTGLGLAICRRLVEAMGGSIELESRIGEGSRFRFAIPFEAGDRRLVEEQLVFGPASCPPRRILVVDDAAPTRALLAKMLALQGHETVGAADGAQAVQLASEQRFDVVLMDLQMPVMDGFEATRRIRSLPAPGGRVPILGLTAGVVEAQRGRCLEAGMERCLGKPFAWAELFTAIAQVSASAPESAPAAPVSEASLPLFDRFGVHLAVDAHAEDLLQQVIEDAERIWARLAEGPLPAEVQAAEAHKLKGSSGLFGLKRIREAADRLLDASSRGLDSREALDSLARAVAATRTELQLAGLVEPVAEPAPEAAPSPPAGPAAGRAALPQGAPVP, from the coding sequence TTGCGGCCTCCCGAAGAAAAGTCCGGATGGTTCCGGGTATATATTCTGCTGGTCACGCTGAATATTGCGGTGATTGTCGGCGGCGCCTATTTGGGCCGGACGATCAAGCAGAATCATGACCAGTCGGTCCAGGCCAACCATCGCTGGGTGGAGCGGCTGGCCAGCTATTCCGACCTGGCCAGGCTGGCCGGGGCGGTGAACGCGCCCGGCAACGACGTGTTCGACAGCCTCCGGCTCGACCAGGAGATCCAGCTGCGCGACCGGGCGCGCACCGCCTTCGACCAGGAACTGGCGGAGGCGCGCGCCGAGCTGATCGGCCATGTCCAGCCGGAGCGGGCGGTACCGCTCCTGGCCTGGCTGGACGAGGCCGAGGCGGTGATGGCGCGGATGGTATCGGTGTCCGACCAGCTGTTCGACCATCTGGCGCGGGACGAGCCGGCGCAGGCCGCCGCCCGGATGGCCAGCATGGACCGGGCCTATGGCGACTTCGCCGAGGTGATGGCCGGGCTCAACCGGCAGGTCGGCCAGATCCAGACCCACGAGTTCGGCGAGCAGATCGCGGCGATGCGGCGCCTGGATGTCCTGGAGCTGGTGATCGGCGGCCTGGTGGTGGCCATGGTCGTGGGCATGACCTTCTACGGCTACAAGATCGTGCAGAAGCTGCAGGTCGACGAGGAAAAGCTGGAGCGCTACTCGGCGAGCCTGGCCGAGGCGCGCGACGCCGCGGATGCCTCGAACCGGGCGAAGTCGGTGTTCCTGGCCCTGGTCAGCCACGAGATCGGCACGCCGCTCACCGCCGTGCTGGGCAGCGCCGACCTGATCGCCGCGGCGAAGCTGCCCGAGGAGACCCGCGCCACGGTGCGGGCGCTGCAGACTTCCGGCCGGCACCTGATGGCGATCGTCCAGGACATCCTCGATTTCTCCCGGCTGGAGGCCGGGGAGTTCCGCCTGGAGCCGGTGGACTTCCGGGTCGCGGAGGTTTTGGAGCAGGTCGAGTGGCTGACCGCGCCGGCCGCGGCGGAGCGCGGGATCGGGCTGCGCTTCGACAGCGAGATCGCGGCGGGGCCGGTGCTGCGCGGCGATCCCACCCGGCTGCGCCAGGTCCTGCTCAACCTGGTCGGCAACGCGATCAAGTTCACCGTGGAGGGCGAGGTGCGGGTCGAGACCACGATCCGCCCGCAGGGCCGGCACGGCCTGGTCCTGCAGGTCGCGGTGACCGATACCGGGATCGGCATCCGCCCGGAGGAGCAGGCCCGGCTGTTCCAGCCCTTCTGCCAGGCCGGCCATGCGGCGGGCCGGCGCGACCGGGGCGGCACCGGCCTGGGCCTGGCGATCTGCCGGCGGCTGGTGGAGGCGATGGGCGGCAGCATCGAGCTGGAGAGCCGGATCGGCGAGGGCAGCCGGTTCCGCTTCGCCATCCCGTTCGAGGCCGGCGATCGCCGCCTGGTCGAGGAGCAGCTGGTGTTCGGCCCGGCCAGCTGCCCGCCGCGGCGGATCCTGGTGGTCGACGATGCCGCGCCGACCCGGGCCCTGCTCGCCAAGATGCTGGCGCTGCAGGGCCACGAGACGGTGGGGGCGGCCGATGGCGCGCAGGCGGTGCAGCTGGCCTCGGAGCAGCGGTTCGACGTGGTCCTGATGGACCTGCAGATGCCGGTGATGGACGGGTTCGAGGCGACCCGGCGGATCCGGTCCCTGCCGGCGCCGGGCGGCCGGGTGCCGATCCTGGGGCTGACCGCCGGGGTGGTCGAGGCGCAGCGCGGGCGATGCCTGGAGGCCGGCATGGAACGCTGCCTGGGCAAGCCGTTCGCCTGGGCGGAACTGTTCACCGCGATCGCCCAGGTCAGCGCATCCGCCCCGGAAAGCGCGCCGGCAGCCCCGGTGAGCGAGGCGAGCCTGCCGCTGTTCGACCGGTTCGGCGTGCATCTGGCGGTCGACGCCCACGCCGAGGACCTGCTGCAGCAGGTGATCGAGGATGCCGAGCGGATCTGGGCGCGGCTGGCCGAGGGGCCGCTGCCCGCCGAGGTCCAGGCCGCCGAGGCCCACAAGCTGAAAGGCAGTTCCGGCCTGTTCGGGCTGAAGCGGATCCGCGAGGCGGCCGACCGGCTCCTGGACGCGTCCAGCCGCGGCCTGGACAGCCGCGAGGCGCTGGACAGCCTGGCCCGGGCGGTGGCGGCGACCCGCACCGAGCTGCAGCTGGCCGGCCTGGTCGAGCCGGTGGCGGAGCCGGCCCCGGAAGCCGCGCCGTCGCCGCCAGCCGGCCCGGCGGCCGGGCGCGCCGCCCTGCCCCAGGGAGCGCCGGTGCCATGA
- the thiB gene encoding thiamine ABC transporter substrate binding subunit translates to MRHLKGGLAAFLLLAAGPAWAKPVLDVYTYASFTSEWGPGPELERRFEAQCGCDLVWTSVDDGVAMLARLKLEGDSSKADVILGLDTSLTDSARSMVQVAPHQLDLAGLDLPVAYDDPDFVPYDWGYFAFVYDRTRLAEPPKSLAELAEADPSLTVVLQDPRTSTPGLGLLLWVKAVFGDDAKAYWEKLSPRILTVTKGWSEAYDLFLKGEATMALSYTTSPAYHMVAEGKDDIRAAPFAEGHYLQIEVAARTANAQEPELAQQFLRFLVSPEAQAILPTSNWMYPADRDGVELPDAFEELVQPERALLTDAATVSANRAAWVDEWLASLAR, encoded by the coding sequence ATGAGGCATCTCAAGGGCGGGCTGGCGGCGTTTCTGCTGCTGGCCGCCGGGCCGGCTTGGGCGAAGCCGGTGCTGGACGTCTATACCTATGCGTCCTTCACCAGCGAGTGGGGGCCGGGGCCGGAGCTGGAGCGCCGGTTCGAGGCACAATGCGGCTGCGACCTGGTCTGGACCTCGGTCGATGACGGCGTGGCGATGCTGGCCCGGCTGAAGCTGGAGGGCGACAGCTCCAAGGCCGACGTGATCCTGGGGCTGGACACCAGCCTCACCGACAGCGCGCGCTCCATGGTGCAGGTGGCGCCGCACCAACTGGACCTGGCCGGGCTGGACCTGCCGGTGGCCTACGACGACCCGGACTTCGTGCCCTATGACTGGGGCTACTTCGCGTTCGTCTACGACCGGACCCGCCTGGCGGAGCCGCCCAAGAGCCTGGCGGAGCTGGCCGAGGCCGACCCGTCGCTCACCGTGGTGCTGCAGGACCCGCGCACCAGCACGCCGGGCCTGGGCCTGCTGCTTTGGGTCAAGGCCGTCTTTGGCGACGATGCGAAAGCCTACTGGGAGAAGCTCTCTCCCCGGATCCTGACCGTCACCAAGGGCTGGAGCGAGGCCTACGACCTGTTCCTGAAGGGCGAGGCGACCATGGCGCTGAGCTACACGACCTCGCCCGCCTACCACATGGTCGCGGAGGGCAAGGACGACATCCGGGCGGCACCGTTCGCCGAGGGGCACTATTTGCAGATCGAGGTGGCGGCGCGCACCGCGAACGCCCAGGAGCCGGAGCTGGCCCAGCAGTTCCTCCGCTTCCTGGTCTCGCCCGAGGCGCAAGCGATCCTGCCGACCAGCAACTGGATGTACCCGGCCGACCGGGACGGGGTGGAGCTGCCGGACGCGTTCGAGGAACTGGTCCAGCCGGAGCGGGCGCTGTTGACCGACGCCGCGACCGTGAGCGCCAACCGGGCCGCCTGGGTGGACGAGTGGCTGGCAAGCCTGGCGCGCTGA
- a CDS encoding ABC transporter permease subunit has protein sequence MAGKPGALIGWATAGLVATALLLPILTLLATGLAEGGASRALLDARTLGILRFTLFQALLSTLLAVLPAVLVARALARRSFSGRLVLERLLALPVLVPALVAGSALLVLFGRRGFMAGLFEALGLTWPSVYGLAGIVLGHVFLNLPLAVRILLPAWAAVPAEQWRLARQLGLGDLARLRLIEAPVLAPRIARACGIVFMLCFTSFALPMTLGGGPRGATLEVAIYEALRVEADLVRAALLSLVQIAICVALVGLGSSVGVARTGLSAGAPVRVRVEDGRLAKALDGLVLALALLFLLSPLAALLQAAAGGPWGAVLSSPMFWLALRNSVLVALGAALLALVAGTLLVLGGRGQRGLSGRIGELVGSVPLVTPALALGAGLFLLLRHLVDPAEVALPAIALANGLLGLPYVVAILAPEVARRELEHGRLCQALGISGWTRLRLVDLPTVLPVAGLAGGLVAAFSLGDFGVVALFGADQARTLPMHLYLQAGSYRSDDAAVTAVVLVALAASLMWLVERGLARAAGR, from the coding sequence GTGGCTGGCAAGCCTGGCGCGCTGATCGGCTGGGCCACCGCCGGCCTGGTGGCCACCGCGCTGCTCCTGCCGATCCTGACCCTGTTGGCGACGGGGCTGGCCGAGGGCGGCGCGTCCCGGGCGCTGCTTGACGCGCGCACGCTTGGCATCCTGCGCTTCACCCTCTTCCAGGCGCTGCTCTCTACCCTCCTGGCGGTGCTGCCGGCGGTGCTGGTGGCCCGCGCCCTGGCCAGGCGAAGCTTTTCCGGGCGGCTGGTCCTGGAGCGGCTTTTGGCGCTGCCGGTGCTGGTGCCGGCCTTGGTGGCGGGCAGCGCGCTGCTGGTGCTGTTCGGCCGGCGCGGCTTCATGGCCGGCCTGTTCGAGGCGCTGGGTCTCACCTGGCCCTCGGTCTACGGCCTGGCCGGGATCGTGCTGGGCCATGTGTTCCTCAACCTGCCGCTGGCGGTGCGCATCCTCCTGCCGGCCTGGGCGGCGGTGCCGGCCGAGCAGTGGCGGCTGGCCCGCCAGCTGGGCCTGGGCGACCTGGCCCGGCTGCGCCTGATCGAGGCGCCGGTCCTGGCCCCACGGATCGCCCGGGCGTGCGGGATCGTGTTCATGCTCTGCTTCACCAGCTTCGCCCTGCCGATGACGCTGGGCGGGGGACCTCGTGGCGCCACGCTGGAAGTCGCGATCTACGAGGCGCTCAGGGTCGAGGCCGATTTGGTGCGCGCGGCCCTGCTCTCGCTGGTGCAGATCGCGATCTGCGTGGCGCTGGTGGGGCTCGGCAGCAGCGTCGGCGTGGCCCGCACCGGGTTGTCCGCCGGGGCGCCGGTGCGGGTCCGGGTCGAAGACGGCCGGCTGGCCAAGGCCCTGGACGGGCTGGTGCTGGCGCTGGCGCTCCTGTTCCTGCTCTCGCCGCTCGCAGCCCTGCTGCAGGCCGCCGCCGGCGGGCCCTGGGGTGCCGTGCTGTCCAGCCCGATGTTCTGGCTGGCCCTGCGCAACAGCGTGCTGGTGGCCCTGGGTGCTGCGCTGCTGGCGCTGGTCGCCGGGACGCTGCTGGTGCTGGGCGGGCGCGGCCAGCGCGGGCTTTCCGGCCGGATCGGCGAGCTGGTGGGCTCGGTGCCGCTGGTGACCCCGGCTTTAGCGCTGGGGGCCGGACTGTTCCTGCTGCTGCGCCATCTGGTCGATCCCGCCGAGGTGGCGCTGCCGGCGATCGCACTGGCCAACGGCCTGCTGGGCCTGCCCTACGTGGTGGCGATCCTGGCCCCGGAAGTGGCGCGGCGCGAGTTGGAGCATGGCCGGCTGTGCCAGGCGCTGGGGATAAGCGGCTGGACCCGGCTGCGCCTGGTCGACCTGCCGACCGTGCTGCCGGTGGCGGGCCTGGCCGGCGGGCTGGTCGCCGCCTTCTCCCTGGGCGATTTCGGGGTGGTGGCGCTGTTCGGCGCCGACCAGGCGCGCACCCTGCCGATGCATCTTTATCTGCAGGCAGGCTCGTACCGTTCCGACGACGCGGCGGTGACCGCGGTGGTGCTGGTGGCGCTGGCGGCGTCCTTGATGTGGCTGGTGGAACGGGGATTGGCGCGTGCTGCAGGTCGATGA
- the thiQ gene encoding thiamine ABC transporter ATP-binding protein produces MLQVDDVRFRHEGSEFHYDLQVPQGSITALIGPSGGGKSTLLDLVAGFLEPTSGRIRIEGRDVTGLPPAGRPVTSLFQDHNLFGHLDVATNVALGIRPSGRLAPPERATVTAALERLQIGALAGRRPYELSGGERQRAALARCLVRHRPLLLLDEPFAALGPAMRRDFLDLVAQLRTEQGLTVLLVTHQPEDAARIADRLAVLAEGKIVAAGPRDAILADPPPVLASYLG; encoded by the coding sequence GTGCTGCAGGTCGATGACGTCCGCTTCCGCCACGAGGGCAGCGAGTTCCACTACGACCTGCAGGTGCCGCAGGGCTCGATCACCGCGCTGATCGGCCCATCCGGCGGCGGCAAGTCGACCCTGCTCGACCTGGTGGCGGGCTTCCTGGAGCCCACGTCCGGGCGGATCCGGATCGAGGGGCGGGACGTGACCGGGCTGCCGCCGGCCGGGCGCCCGGTCACCAGCCTGTTCCAGGACCACAATCTGTTCGGCCACCTGGACGTCGCCACCAACGTGGCCTTGGGCATCCGGCCGAGCGGGCGGCTGGCCCCGCCGGAGCGCGCCACGGTCACGGCCGCCCTGGAGCGGCTGCAGATCGGCGCCCTGGCCGGGCGGCGCCCCTACGAGCTCAGCGGCGGCGAGCGCCAGCGCGCGGCCTTGGCCCGCTGCCTGGTGCGCCACCGGCCGCTCCTTTTGCTGGACGAGCCGTTCGCAGCCCTGGGGCCGGCCATGCGCCGGGACTTTTTGGACCTGGTCGCCCAGCTGCGCACCGAGCAGGGCCTGACCGTGCTGCTGGTGACCCACCAGCCGGAGGATGCCGCCCGGATCGCCGACCGCCTGGCGGTGCTGGCGGAGGGAAAGATCGTGGCGGCCGGCCCGCGCGACGCGATCCTGGCCGATCCGCCGCCGGTGCTGGCTTCGTATCTGGGCTAG
- a CDS encoding alpha/beta fold hydrolase — MRQRNDAMDQVATALLLPALSSISARAEMAPLARRLEGRLRCVTADWPGFGDRARGRPQLKPDTMRAFLEGLLAETGPPPVIGIAAGHAATYLVEAAGRHPGLFHRLALVAPTWRGPLPTMLGDARQAWRGRVRRAIELPAVGELLYRANVGRPMLAKMMRAHVYADPGNVTEAVIQAKRAITRHRDARFGTAAFVSGGLDPVGSREAFLKLFERELPPTLMLRPEGAPRRSAAEMDALAQTGRVSTVRVPGALAAHEEYPDEVAAAIQAFLDQASVAEAGAGPDPATGPAGPPAPA, encoded by the coding sequence ATGAGGCAACGGAACGACGCGATGGACCAGGTGGCGACGGCACTGCTGCTGCCGGCTCTTTCCTCGATCTCGGCGCGGGCGGAGATGGCGCCGCTGGCCAGGCGGCTGGAAGGCCGGCTGCGCTGCGTCACCGCCGACTGGCCGGGCTTCGGCGACCGGGCGCGCGGCCGGCCCCAGCTCAAGCCCGACACGATGCGGGCGTTCCTGGAGGGGCTGCTGGCGGAGACCGGGCCGCCGCCGGTGATCGGCATCGCCGCCGGCCATGCCGCCACCTACCTGGTCGAGGCGGCCGGGCGCCATCCGGGCCTGTTCCACCGGCTGGCCCTGGTGGCGCCGACCTGGCGCGGGCCGTTGCCGACCATGCTGGGCGACGCCCGCCAGGCCTGGCGCGGCCGGGTCCGCCGGGCGATCGAGCTGCCGGCGGTGGGCGAACTGCTCTACCGGGCCAATGTCGGCCGGCCGATGCTGGCCAAGATGATGCGCGCCCATGTCTATGCCGATCCCGGCAACGTCACCGAGGCGGTGATCCAGGCCAAGCGCGCGATCACCCGGCATCGCGACGCCCGCTTCGGCACCGCCGCGTTCGTCAGCGGCGGGCTGGACCCGGTGGGCTCGCGCGAGGCGTTCCTGAAGCTGTTCGAGCGGGAGCTGCCGCCGACCCTGATGCTGCGGCCGGAAGGCGCGCCCCGGCGCTCGGCGGCGGAGATGGACGCCCTGGCGCAGACCGGGCGGGTGAGCACAGTCCGGGTGCCGGGCGCGCTGGCCGCGCACGAGGAATATCCGGACGAGGTGGCGGCGGCGATCCAGGCGTTCCTGGACCAGGCGTCGGTTGCGGAGGCGGGCGCCGGCCCCGATCCGGCCACCGGCCCGGCCGGGCCTCCAGCACCGGCCTGA
- a CDS encoding MBL fold metallo-hydrolase, whose translation MTKTRRDLLSVLAGAPLLLAGCAGRAEPRQIPFMPWHHVEGGFRNPPGSPVRAGERGEWWAFMWRGFSRRSPVELEDGHVLDPGQAKVRLAAAKDGDLVTWLGHAGFLMRLNGRWIACDPFLSDYASPVAPFGPKRFSPPSLAAADLPPIDVLLLSHNHYDHLDLATLERLPLSGDATLVCPLKVSGYLDTGRFGRVVELDWHEATEMPGLSITALPSIHFSARTLWDRNQSLWSGFLLTTPKRRVYFVGDTAFGPVFEELGRAYGPVDLALVPIGAYEPRKLMQASHCTPEEAVEIGRLFRANNVVGMHWGVVRLTDEPPFEPPARFRDAIAGVGQAPDWGWVMAVGETRALA comes from the coding sequence ATGACCAAGACCCGCCGCGATCTCCTCTCGGTTCTGGCCGGAGCCCCGCTCCTGCTGGCCGGTTGCGCCGGCCGGGCCGAACCGAGGCAGATCCCGTTTATGCCCTGGCATCATGTCGAAGGCGGCTTCCGCAACCCGCCGGGCAGCCCGGTGCGCGCCGGCGAGCGCGGCGAGTGGTGGGCGTTCATGTGGCGAGGCTTCTCCCGGCGCAGCCCGGTGGAACTGGAGGACGGCCATGTGCTGGACCCGGGCCAGGCGAAGGTCCGCCTCGCCGCCGCGAAGGACGGCGACCTGGTCACCTGGCTTGGCCATGCCGGCTTCTTGATGCGGCTGAACGGGCGCTGGATCGCCTGCGACCCGTTCCTGTCGGACTATGCCTCGCCGGTGGCGCCGTTCGGGCCCAAGCGCTTCTCGCCGCCCTCCCTGGCCGCGGCCGACCTGCCGCCGATCGACGTGCTGCTCCTGTCGCACAACCATTACGACCATCTGGACCTGGCGACCCTGGAGCGCCTGCCGCTTTCCGGCGACGCCACCCTGGTCTGCCCGCTGAAGGTCTCAGGGTATCTGGACACCGGCCGTTTCGGCCGGGTGGTGGAGCTGGACTGGCACGAGGCCACCGAGATGCCGGGCCTCTCCATCACCGCCCTGCCCTCGATCCATTTCTCCGCCCGCACGCTGTGGGACCGCAACCAGTCCTTGTGGAGCGGCTTTTTGCTGACCACGCCCAAGCGGCGGGTCTATTTCGTGGGCGACACCGCGTTCGGCCCGGTGTTCGAGGAGCTTGGCCGCGCCTACGGCCCGGTCGACCTGGCGCTGGTGCCGATCGGCGCCTACGAGCCGCGCAAGCTGATGCAGGCCTCGCACTGCACCCCCGAGGAGGCGGTGGAGATCGGCCGGCTGTTCCGGGCGAACAACGTGGTCGGGATGCACTGGGGCGTGGTCCGGCTGACCGACGAGCCGCCGTTCGAGCCGCCCGCCCGTTTCCGCGACGCCATCGCCGGGGTCGGCCAGGCGCCGGACTGGGGCTGGGTGATGGCGGTGGGCGAGACCCGGGCGCTGGCCTGA
- a CDS encoding HNH endonuclease, with product MFLDRVSVLSHYDRVIRSPGQELRLPSVVALKQYVPQERRPPFTRFNLFLRDSFTCQYCSTTAPTHELTFDHVIPRSRGGRTSWDNITTACTRCNLRKGNRMPHECGMHPMTRPQQPTTFHLRRNGRQFPPNYLHQSWRDFLYWDSELEP from the coding sequence ATGTTCCTGGACCGCGTTTCGGTTCTTTCCCATTACGACCGGGTGATCCGCTCGCCCGGACAGGAACTGCGGCTGCCGAGCGTGGTGGCGCTCAAGCAATATGTCCCGCAGGAGCGGCGCCCGCCGTTCACCCGCTTCAACCTGTTCCTGCGCGATTCGTTCACCTGCCAGTATTGCAGCACGACCGCGCCCACCCACGAGCTGACCTTCGACCACGTGATCCCGCGCTCGCGGGGCGGCCGGACCTCCTGGGACAACATCACCACCGCCTGCACCCGCTGCAATCTGCGCAAGGGCAACCGGATGCCGCACGAATGCGGCATGCACCCGATGACCCGGCCGCAGCAGCCGACCACCTTCCACCTGCGCCGCAACGGCCGGCAGTTCCCGCCCAACTACCTGCACCAGAGCTGGCGCGACTTCCTGTACTGGGACAGCGAACTGGAGCCGTGA
- a CDS encoding extracellular solute-binding protein produces the protein MRMTSVLLGASALLALSVGQASAEGQVTWNDDDTVSIQMGPEYDNQVITVTREELGTIFGPDEKPFEGVEISVTVNSGGPKGGISGPLFSFRPIWEELSGGKMNIVELPFGEHYTKMMLDLRNGTGQYDAFMAGAFWYGDVAPVGLLYPIDELMASGEYPQWSYDAMPPSLKTLHHWQETPYGVLNDADGQVLYYRKSVLENPEHQEAFKAEYGYDLPSPPKTWQQLLDIAKFFNGKNWDDSDAEPDNGAVLHLKVGEQGHYHFQTLSASFAMTPGEKLDRYHNVYWFDPTDMTPLINMPGHVKALEFLQELHKTGPAAQVGWSLGEAWDYFLRGKAVFAYSWGDLGALCQDETRSKVKGDCASAMIPSSNEYYDMEKKEFVQTDNPQPIGNTTGGSWHGIISNFSANPEATYSLLALMAMPPVSKMMAMYGWDGVDPGFSYQFLPEDGGTASVEDYEKAGWDAEDAKAYTHAYHETFYAPVSLPYLRIPGTFEYWDILDKNLSSTMSGSKSAQQALDDTAAAWEQVTDRIGRDKQLADYKAAIGYQD, from the coding sequence ATGCGCATGACCAGCGTTCTTCTGGGCGCTTCGGCGTTACTTGCGCTGTCGGTCGGACAGGCGTCCGCCGAGGGCCAGGTGACGTGGAACGACGACGACACCGTCTCCATCCAGATGGGGCCGGAATACGACAACCAGGTCATCACCGTCACCCGCGAGGAGCTGGGGACGATCTTCGGGCCCGACGAGAAGCCGTTCGAGGGCGTCGAGATCAGCGTCACGGTGAACAGCGGCGGGCCCAAGGGCGGCATTTCCGGGCCGCTGTTCTCCTTCCGGCCGATCTGGGAGGAACTGTCCGGCGGCAAGATGAACATCGTCGAGCTGCCGTTCGGCGAGCACTACACCAAGATGATGCTCGACCTGCGCAACGGCACCGGCCAGTACGACGCGTTCATGGCGGGCGCGTTCTGGTACGGCGACGTGGCGCCGGTGGGGCTGCTCTACCCGATCGACGAGCTGATGGCGTCGGGCGAGTACCCGCAATGGTCCTACGACGCCATGCCGCCCAGCCTGAAGACCCTGCACCACTGGCAGGAGACGCCCTACGGCGTGCTGAACGACGCGGACGGCCAGGTGCTCTACTACCGCAAGAGCGTGCTGGAGAACCCGGAGCACCAGGAAGCGTTCAAGGCCGAGTACGGCTACGACCTGCCGTCGCCGCCCAAGACCTGGCAGCAGCTGCTGGACATCGCGAAGTTCTTCAACGGCAAGAACTGGGACGACAGCGACGCCGAGCCGGACAACGGCGCGGTGCTGCATCTCAAGGTCGGCGAGCAGGGCCACTACCATTTCCAGACGCTCTCGGCCTCGTTCGCGATGACGCCCGGCGAGAAGCTGGACCGCTACCACAACGTGTACTGGTTCGACCCGACCGACATGACCCCGCTGATCAACATGCCGGGTCACGTCAAGGCGCTGGAGTTCCTGCAGGAGCTGCACAAGACCGGCCCGGCCGCCCAGGTCGGCTGGTCGCTCGGCGAGGCCTGGGACTATTTCCTGCGCGGCAAGGCGGTGTTCGCCTATTCCTGGGGTGACCTGGGCGCGCTCTGCCAGGACGAGACCCGCTCCAAGGTCAAGGGCGACTGCGCGTCGGCGATGATCCCGTCGTCCAACGAATATTACGACATGGAGAAGAAGGAGTTCGTCCAGACCGACAACCCGCAGCCGATCGGCAACACCACCGGCGGCTCCTGGCACGGCATCATCTCCAACTTCTCCGCCAATCCCGAGGCGACCTATTCGCTGCTGGCGCTGATGGCGATGCCGCCGGTCAGCAAGATGATGGCGATGTATGGCTGGGACGGCGTCGACCCGGGCTTCAGCTACCAGTTCCTGCCCGAGGACGGCGGCACCGCCAGCGTCGAGGACTACGAGAAGGCCGGCTGGGACGCCGAGGACGCCAAGGCCTACACCCATGCCTACCACGAGACCTTCTACGCGCCGGTGAGCCTGCCCTACCTGCGCATTCCCGGCACCTTCGAGTACTGGGACATCCTCGACAAGAACCTGTCCTCCACCATGTCCGGCTCGAAGTCCGCCCAGCAGGCGCTGGACGACACCGCGGCGGCCTGGGAGCAGGTGACCGACCGGATCGGCCGCGACAAGCAGCTGGCCGACTACAAGGCCGCGATCGGCTACCAGGACTGA
- a CDS encoding carbohydrate ABC transporter permease, which produces MRWTSRVRFLFLAPAVVWVLLFTIFPLGYSLFIAFNKIEQTMQVERVKEPVLNEAGEPVLNSKGEPRTRNVVIRNSVTTTEFVGWSNFTRLFSDPQVREAIQVTSVFVFIAVPIELGLGFMIALLFNRPIMGRSALRAIMILPIFATPIAMGYSFFTIFYEEGGPLSFTGIPWLSDPGWALFSVAVVDIWQWTPFCFLVFLAALQGVPDELLEAARIDGASAVDILTKVLLPLLQPTIIIVLLLRIAEAVKLFDIPFALTGGGPGVATQSYSFLAFRTGLRFFDLGYASAMAYGLLAVVMVIVLFFFRRLRQNYG; this is translated from the coding sequence ATGCGCTGGACGAGCCGGGTACGGTTCCTGTTCCTCGCACCCGCCGTCGTGTGGGTGCTGCTGTTCACGATTTTCCCCTTGGGCTATTCGCTCTTCATCGCCTTCAACAAGATCGAGCAGACCATGCAGGTCGAGCGGGTCAAGGAACCCGTGCTCAACGAGGCCGGCGAGCCGGTCCTCAACTCCAAGGGCGAGCCGCGCACCCGCAACGTGGTGATCCGCAACTCGGTCACCACCACCGAGTTCGTCGGCTGGAGCAACTTCACCCGGCTGTTCTCCGACCCGCAGGTCCGCGAGGCGATCCAGGTCACCTCGGTGTTCGTGTTCATCGCGGTGCCGATCGAGCTGGGCCTGGGCTTCATGATAGCCTTGCTGTTCAACCGGCCGATCATGGGCCGCTCGGCCCTGCGCGCGATCATGATCCTGCCGATCTTCGCGACCCCGATCGCGATGGGCTATTCCTTCTTCACGATCTTCTACGAGGAGGGCGGGCCGCTCTCCTTCACCGGGATCCCCTGGCTGTCCGATCCCGGCTGGGCGCTGTTCTCGGTGGCGGTGGTCGACATCTGGCAATGGACGCCGTTCTGCTTCCTGGTGTTCCTGGCAGCCCTGCAGGGCGTGCCCGACGAATTGCTGGAGGCCGCCCGGATCGACGGCGCCTCCGCGGTCGACATCCTGACCAAGGTGCTGCTGCCGCTCCTGCAGCCGACCATCATCATCGTGCTGCTCCTGCGCATCGCCGAGGCGGTGAAGCTGTTCGACATCCCGTTCGCGCTGACCGGCGGGGGGCCGGGCGTCGCCACGCAGTCCTACTCGTTCCTGGCGTTCCGCACCGGGCTCCGGTTCTTCGATCTGGGCTACGCCAGCGCCATGGCCTACGGGCTGCTCGCGGTGGTCATGGTGATCGTGCTGTTCTTCTTCCGGAGGCTGCGTCAGAACTATGGGTGA